Proteins co-encoded in one Marinobacter gudaonensis genomic window:
- the ahpF gene encoding alkyl hydroperoxide reductase subunit F, with amino-acid sequence MLDANIKEQLKAYMDKLQQPIELVAAYDDSKKSQELRALLEELEPMSSKISLRTEEAEDVRRPSFAINRVGSDIGVRFAGIPMGHEFTSLVLALLQVGGHPSKASQDVIEQIQSLEGKFEFETYFSLSCQNCPDVVQALNLMSVLNPNIKHTSIDGALFQEEVEQREVMAVPSVYMNGEPWGQGRMTLEEIVAKLDTSSSEKDAEKINQKDTFEVLVIGGGPAGASAAIYAARKGISTGIAAERFGGQVADTMGIENLISVPYTEGPKLVAAMEQHVKEYDVDIMNMQRAEKLIPANRKGQPHQIRLENGATLKARTLVLSTGARWRQLGVPGEAEYRNKGVAYCPHCDGPLFKGKRVAVIGGGNSGVEAAIDLAGIVGHVTLIEFGAEMRADEVLQKKLRSLKNVEIITSGQTTEITGENGKVSGLNYTDRNSGESHHVALEGVFVQIGLVPNTEWLKGDIELSQHGEIIVNDRNETSIPGVFAAGDATTVPYKQIVISMGEGSKAALSAFDFLIRNSVEESEDEAA; translated from the coding sequence ATGTTGGATGCCAACATCAAGGAGCAACTGAAGGCGTACATGGACAAGCTGCAGCAGCCCATCGAGCTGGTGGCAGCCTACGACGACAGCAAGAAGTCTCAGGAATTGCGGGCCTTGCTGGAAGAGCTGGAGCCGATGTCCTCGAAGATCAGCCTGCGCACGGAAGAGGCCGAAGACGTGCGTCGTCCCTCCTTTGCCATCAACCGTGTTGGTAGCGACATTGGTGTGCGCTTCGCCGGCATCCCCATGGGCCACGAGTTTACATCGCTGGTGCTGGCTCTGCTGCAAGTGGGCGGCCACCCGTCCAAGGCATCCCAGGACGTGATTGAGCAGATCCAGTCCCTGGAAGGCAAGTTCGAGTTCGAGACCTACTTTTCGCTGTCCTGCCAGAACTGCCCTGACGTGGTCCAGGCCCTGAACCTGATGAGTGTGCTGAACCCCAACATCAAACACACCTCTATTGACGGCGCCCTGTTCCAGGAAGAAGTGGAGCAGCGGGAAGTCATGGCGGTACCCAGCGTGTACATGAACGGCGAACCCTGGGGCCAGGGCAGGATGACCCTGGAAGAAATCGTGGCCAAGCTGGACACCAGCTCCAGCGAGAAGGATGCCGAGAAGATCAACCAGAAAGACACCTTCGAGGTGCTGGTGATCGGTGGTGGTCCGGCGGGCGCCTCGGCCGCCATCTATGCGGCCCGGAAAGGCATTTCCACCGGTATCGCCGCCGAGCGTTTCGGTGGCCAGGTGGCAGACACCATGGGCATCGAGAACCTGATTTCCGTGCCTTACACCGAGGGCCCGAAACTGGTGGCGGCCATGGAGCAGCACGTCAAGGAATACGACGTGGATATCATGAACATGCAGCGCGCTGAGAAGCTGATTCCGGCAAACCGTAAGGGTCAGCCGCACCAGATTCGCCTGGAGAACGGCGCGACCCTCAAGGCCCGCACCCTGGTGCTGTCCACCGGTGCCCGCTGGCGTCAGCTGGGCGTGCCCGGCGAGGCGGAATACCGGAACAAGGGCGTGGCCTACTGCCCGCACTGTGACGGCCCGTTGTTCAAGGGCAAGCGTGTGGCGGTGATTGGCGGCGGCAACTCCGGCGTGGAAGCGGCCATCGACCTGGCCGGTATTGTCGGCCACGTGACCCTGATCGAGTTCGGTGCCGAGATGCGTGCCGACGAGGTGCTGCAGAAGAAGCTGCGCAGCCTGAAGAACGTGGAGATCATCACCTCTGGCCAGACCACCGAGATCACCGGTGAGAACGGCAAGGTGAGCGGCCTGAACTACACCGATCGCAACAGCGGTGAGTCCCATCACGTTGCCCTGGAAGGGGTCTTTGTCCAGATCGGCCTGGTGCCCAACACCGAATGGCTGAAGGGCGACATTGAGCTGAGCCAGCACGGCGAGATCATCGTCAACGACCGCAACGAGACCTCCATTCCCGGAGTGTTCGCGGCCGGTGATGCCACCACCGTTCCCTACAAGCAGATCGTGATTTCAATGGGTGAGGGCTCGAAGGCGGCGCTGAGCGCCTTCGATTTCCTGATCCGCAACTCTGTGGAAGAAAGTGAAGACGAAGCGGCGTAA
- a CDS encoding DUF3581 domain-containing protein: MFLDRFHSVQDGRIVISARQASQFAKEIAGDFNPIHDPDARRFCVPGDLLFALVLARYGLSEHMTFRFRSLLGENVPLHFVETEGGLEIRDDADKVYIEVDRSGATTRDESLIEDITRAYVSASGKNFPHTLKPLMESNGVMFNPDRPMVMYESMSLALDSLDLPSPDLELHNASLEAAGKRGNVLLEYRLKADGQSVGEVTKRLVLSGLRPYCPDAMAEVIEEFYRLKARGADYFNNDNNGD, from the coding sequence ATGTTTCTAGACCGTTTCCACTCCGTCCAGGACGGACGCATCGTTATTTCAGCGCGCCAGGCCAGCCAGTTCGCCAAGGAGATCGCCGGGGATTTCAACCCCATCCACGATCCCGACGCCCGCCGCTTCTGCGTGCCGGGCGACCTGCTGTTCGCCCTGGTGCTGGCCCGCTACGGACTGTCGGAACACATGACTTTCCGGTTCCGCAGTCTGCTCGGGGAGAACGTGCCCCTGCACTTTGTGGAAACCGAGGGCGGCCTGGAAATCCGGGATGACGCCGACAAGGTATATATCGAAGTAGACCGCAGCGGCGCCACCACCCGGGATGAGAGCCTGATCGAGGACATCACCCGGGCCTATGTGTCGGCTTCCGGCAAGAACTTCCCGCACACCTTGAAACCATTGATGGAGTCGAACGGGGTGATGTTCAATCCCGACCGGCCCATGGTGATGTACGAGAGCATGAGCCTGGCCCTGGACAGCCTGGACCTGCCGTCTCCGGATCTCGAGCTGCATAACGCCAGTCTGGAGGCCGCCGGCAAGCGCGGCAACGTGCTCCTGGAATACCGGCTGAAGGCCGATGGCCAATCGGTGGGTGAGGTAACCAAGCGTCTGGTACTCAGTGGCCTCAGGCCCTACTGCCCGGATGCCATGGCCGAGGTGATCGAGGAGTTCTATCGTCTCAAGGCCCGCGGCGCTGACTATTTCAACAACGACAACAACGGAGACTAA
- a CDS encoding peroxiredoxin: MPIQPGDTLPDIELQLMGAKGPEKVRTRDLFAGKKAVLFAVPGAFTPTCSAAHLPGFVVNADKLRAKGVDAIVCTSVNDAFVMDAWGKAHNAEEIIMLADGLGEFAKTLDLTQDRTANGMGIRSQRYAMIVNDGKVELLHVDAQGLDKTSAETILEALQ; this comes from the coding sequence ATGCCGATTCAGCCAGGTGATACCCTGCCCGATATCGAACTTCAGTTGATGGGCGCCAAAGGCCCGGAAAAGGTCCGCACCCGAGACCTTTTTGCCGGCAAAAAAGCCGTACTGTTTGCCGTCCCCGGCGCCTTCACCCCCACCTGCTCTGCGGCCCATCTGCCCGGGTTCGTGGTGAATGCTGACAAACTGCGCGCCAAAGGTGTGGATGCCATCGTCTGCACCTCAGTCAACGATGCCTTCGTGATGGACGCCTGGGGCAAGGCCCACAACGCCGAGGAGATCATCATGCTGGCCGATGGTCTGGGCGAGTTTGCCAAAACCCTGGACCTGACCCAGGATCGCACGGCCAACGGCATGGGTATTCGCAGCCAGCGCTACGCGATGATCGTGAACGACGGCAAGGTGGAGCTGCTACACGTGGATGCCCAGGGCCTGGATAAGACCAGTGCCGAGACCATCCTTGAGGCACTCCAGTAA
- the ahpC gene encoding alkyl hydroperoxide reductase subunit C, protein MGIINSEIKPFNATAFKNGEFVEISEADVKGKWAVFFFYPADFTFVCPTELGDVADKYEELQKLGVEVFSVSTDTHFTHKAWHDTSETIGKIQYYMVGDQTGTITNNFGVMREGQGLADRATFVIDPDGIIQAVEITAEGIGRDADDLLRKIKAAQYVRKHPGEVCPAKWKEGEETLAPSLDLVGKI, encoded by the coding sequence ATGGGCATTATCAACAGCGAGATCAAGCCGTTTAACGCCACTGCTTTCAAGAACGGCGAGTTCGTTGAAATCAGCGAAGCCGACGTAAAAGGTAAGTGGGCTGTCTTTTTCTTCTATCCGGCCGACTTCACCTTCGTCTGCCCCACCGAGCTGGGCGACGTGGCTGACAAGTACGAAGAGCTGCAGAAGCTGGGCGTGGAAGTGTTCTCTGTGTCCACCGACACTCACTTCACCCACAAAGCGTGGCACGATACTTCCGAGACCATCGGCAAGATCCAGTACTACATGGTGGGCGACCAGACCGGCACCATCACCAACAACTTCGGTGTGATGCGTGAAGGCCAGGGCCTGGCAGATCGCGCCACCTTCGTGATCGATCCGGACGGCATCATCCAGGCCGTTGAGATCACTGCCGAAGGCATCGGCCGCGACGCCGACGACCTGCTGCGCAAGATCAAGGCTGCCCAGTACGTGCGCAAGCACCCGGGTGAAGTGTGCCCGGCCAAGTGGAAGGAAGGCGAAGAGACCCTGGCTCCCTCCCTGGACCTGGTTGGCAAGATCTAA
- a CDS encoding BCCT family transporter: protein MTLWLSSGLIFTFAAIALILYKWWDMQCIGVTPVRTLTFIAILFTSGLDVGLIMFPLTEFGGYGDLSASPEYGFANPLAIEFGFWAFLIWGFYFLTCFYFAIIEPRVKFFEIPLVKLVNNVVIIGTCAFTAYLLLVNLPWYLPQLGDGESVVPAFYVIVFLSIALAVYSSSKIKYVRILSIGSSILFIALIVGMWFRAFVLGKGSPTDFFGTAGMLGEYFANIHHFVLPINDYHAFYLFWWFAWSIMIGQFTARFVSGIRTWQLLIAMLVVPSIAIGVWFSVLYYYHAEGLKIAAFTNIAMISVGVLMVVNSLDSLIRLYTDNLNLTAQRLGRVNYVIFNLVAMIGLTMLFQLDFLRIQWVGALVIALYFACFVYILARKREAVAAIKASPKENILDFRKIELAG, encoded by the coding sequence ATGACACTCTGGTTATCCTCAGGACTCATTTTTACCTTCGCCGCCATTGCCCTGATTCTGTACAAATGGTGGGACATGCAGTGCATCGGCGTAACGCCGGTGCGTACGCTGACGTTTATTGCCATCCTGTTCACTTCCGGGCTCGATGTGGGGCTGATCATGTTCCCGCTCACCGAGTTTGGTGGCTACGGCGACCTTTCAGCCAGCCCGGAATACGGCTTTGCCAACCCCCTGGCCATCGAATTCGGCTTCTGGGCCTTCCTGATCTGGGGGTTCTATTTCCTGACCTGTTTCTACTTCGCGATCATCGAACCGCGGGTGAAATTCTTCGAGATTCCACTGGTCAAGCTGGTGAACAACGTGGTGATCATTGGCACCTGCGCCTTTACGGCCTACCTGTTGCTGGTGAACCTGCCCTGGTACCTGCCTCAGCTGGGTGACGGTGAATCGGTGGTGCCGGCGTTCTACGTGATCGTATTCCTGTCCATCGCCCTGGCGGTGTACTCGAGCTCGAAGATCAAGTACGTGCGTATTCTGTCCATTGGCTCGAGCATTCTGTTCATTGCCCTGATTGTGGGCATGTGGTTCCGGGCGTTTGTCCTGGGCAAGGGCTCTCCGACAGATTTCTTCGGCACCGCGGGTATGCTGGGGGAGTACTTTGCCAACATTCATCATTTCGTGCTGCCGATCAATGACTACCACGCCTTCTACCTGTTCTGGTGGTTTGCCTGGAGCATCATGATTGGCCAGTTCACCGCCCGGTTTGTCAGTGGCATCCGCACCTGGCAGCTGCTGATTGCCATGCTGGTGGTTCCGTCCATCGCGATCGGGGTGTGGTTCAGCGTGCTCTACTATTACCACGCCGAGGGCCTGAAGATTGCCGCCTTTACCAACATCGCGATGATCTCGGTGGGCGTGTTGATGGTGGTCAATTCGCTGGATTCCCTGATCCGACTTTACACCGATAACCTGAACCTGACCGCGCAGCGGCTTGGCCGGGTGAACTACGTGATCTTCAACCTGGTGGCCATGATCGGGTTGACCATGCTGTTCCAGCTGGATTTTCTGCGCATCCAGTGGGTGGGCGCCCTGGTCATCGCCCTCTACTTTGCCTGCTTTGTGTATATCCTCGCTCGCAAACGGGAGGCCGTGGCTGCCATCAAAGCGTCACCGAAGGAAAATATTCTGGATTTCCGAAAGATTGAACTTGCCGGTTAA
- the betA gene encoding choline dehydrogenase, whose protein sequence is MTENRYDYIIVGAGSAGCVLANRLTEDGDKRVLLLETGGSDKSIFIQMPTALSIPMNTKKYAWQFETELEPYLDNRRMHCPRGKVLGGSSSINGMVYVRGHARDFDEWESEGASGWDYQNVLPYFKKAEQWAFGGDDYRGDSGPLGVNNGNNMRNPLYKAFIRAGVDAGYLETDDYNGARQEGFGAMHMTVKNGRRWSTANAYLRPAMDRPNLTVVTHALVHKVVLEGKTATGVRYEQGGRLHEATAAEEVILSAGSIGSPHLLQLSGIGKREVLEQAGIEVQHELPGVGENLQDHLEFYFQFRCKQPVSLNGKLDWWNKLKIGLRWILRKDGLGATNHFESCGFIRSKAGVEWPDLQYHFLPAAMRYDGKEAFNGDGFQLHIGHNKPRSRGFVHVQSADPRQAPRIRFNYLEHEADREGFRDCVRLTREIISQPAMDDYRGAEIQPGANVQTDDEIDAFVRQAVESAYHPSCSCKMGTDERAVVDPETRVRGIQNLRVVDSSIFPTIPNGNLNAPTIMVAERAADLIRGREPLQSAEVPVVMDDQWQARQRPGQAKRALA, encoded by the coding sequence CGAGGATGGCGACAAGCGGGTATTGCTGCTGGAAACCGGCGGCAGCGACAAGAGCATCTTCATCCAGATGCCCACCGCTCTGTCCATTCCCATGAACACCAAAAAGTACGCCTGGCAGTTCGAGACCGAGCTGGAGCCGTACCTGGACAACCGCCGCATGCACTGCCCCCGGGGCAAGGTGCTGGGGGGCTCTTCGTCCATCAACGGCATGGTGTATGTGCGCGGTCACGCCCGGGATTTTGACGAATGGGAAAGCGAAGGCGCGTCCGGCTGGGATTACCAGAACGTGCTGCCCTATTTCAAAAAAGCCGAGCAATGGGCCTTTGGCGGAGACGACTACCGGGGCGATAGCGGGCCCCTGGGCGTCAACAACGGCAACAACATGCGCAACCCGCTCTACAAGGCGTTCATCAGGGCGGGCGTGGATGCCGGTTACCTGGAAACCGACGACTACAACGGCGCCCGGCAGGAAGGCTTCGGTGCCATGCACATGACGGTGAAAAATGGCCGGCGTTGGTCCACCGCCAACGCCTATCTGCGCCCGGCCATGGACCGTCCGAACCTGACCGTGGTCACCCACGCTCTGGTGCACAAGGTCGTGCTGGAGGGTAAAACCGCCACCGGCGTGCGTTACGAGCAGGGCGGCAGGCTCCATGAAGCGACCGCTGCCGAGGAAGTCATACTGTCGGCCGGCTCCATCGGCTCACCCCACCTGTTGCAGCTGTCCGGTATCGGCAAGCGCGAGGTACTGGAGCAGGCCGGTATTGAGGTGCAGCACGAGCTGCCCGGCGTCGGCGAGAACCTGCAGGACCACCTGGAGTTCTATTTCCAGTTCCGCTGCAAGCAACCAGTGTCGCTCAACGGCAAGCTGGACTGGTGGAACAAGCTCAAGATCGGCCTGCGCTGGATCCTGCGCAAGGATGGCCTGGGCGCCACCAACCACTTCGAGTCCTGCGGCTTCATCCGTTCCAAGGCGGGCGTGGAGTGGCCCGACTTGCAATACCATTTCCTGCCCGCGGCCATGCGCTACGACGGCAAGGAAGCCTTCAATGGCGACGGCTTCCAGCTGCACATCGGCCACAACAAGCCGAGAAGCCGTGGCTTTGTGCATGTGCAATCCGCCGATCCCAGGCAGGCACCGCGCATCCGCTTCAACTACCTGGAACACGAAGCCGATCGCGAGGGCTTCCGGGATTGCGTGCGGCTGACTCGGGAGATCATCAGCCAGCCGGCCATGGACGACTACCGGGGCGCGGAAATCCAGCCCGGGGCGAATGTGCAGACCGACGACGAAATCGACGCCTTTGTCCGCCAGGCGGTGGAGAGCGCCTATCACCCGTCCTGCTCCTGCAAGATGGGCACTGACGAGCGGGCGGTGGTAGACCCGGAAACGCGGGTTCGCGGCATCCAGAATCTGCGGGTGGTGGATTCGTCCATCTTCCCGACCATACCCAACGGCAACCTGAACGCGCCCACCATCATGGTGGCCGAGCGGGCAGCCGATCTGATACGGGGCAGGGAGCCCCTGCAATCTGCGGAGGTGCCTGTGGTAATGGACGACCAGTGGCAGGCACGCCAGCGACCGGGACAGGCAAAACGCGCGCTCGCCTAG